In Terriglobus aquaticus, the genomic window AACGCAGCAAGGTGAGCAGTGAAGCTTTCGGTTTGTGCCGATCAGGCGTTGGTTGGTGCTTCGTATCCCATCGCAGGAGCGTTGCGATATTCCGTGTCAGCTTCTGCGAGCAAACGGCGCAGCTCGCCCTCTGCTACCACCTTGCCGTCGAAGAGGTGGACCTGACGCTGGGCGTGTGCCGCGAAGCGCGGATCGTGGGTGACCATGCAGATGGTCGCGCCCTCACTGTGCAACTCGGCGAGGAGGCGCATCACAGCCTCGCCATTTTTCGAATCAAGATTGCCGGTGGGTTCGTCGGCGAGCAGGATGCTGGGTGATCCAGCCAGTGCACGCGCAACGGCAACACGCTGCTGTTGACCGCCGCTGAGTTGCGCTGGGTAGTGGCGCAGCCGGTGAGCCATGTTCACGCGCTCTAGTGCCTGCACCACGCGCTGCTTGCGGTCGGCTGCGGACATGCCTCCGCGATAGGTCAGCGGCAGCTCGACATTTTCAAACACGGTTAGATCCCCGATGAGGTTAAAGCTCTGAAAGATGAAGCCGATCTCCTGGTTGCGGATGCGCGAGCGCTCGGCGAAGTTCAGGCCCGCCACTTCCTTGCCGTTCAGCGTGTATGTGCCTTCGGAAGGCGTATCCAGCAGCCCAAGGATGGACAGCAGCGTCGATTTGCCGCAGCCCGATGGCCCGCTCATCGCTACATACTCGCCGCGCGCAATGTTCAGGTGAACTCCGCTGAGCGCGTGCGTTTCAATCTCGTCGGTGTAGAAGACCTTGGTCAGGCCGCTGATGTGGATCAGGTTTTCGGTTGGGTTTGCACTCATCGTTTCAATCTCCGCTGGCTTGCTGTTTGACTGATTTGCTCTACGGCTGGCCGCTATTGCTCGATCCGCACGCTGTCGTTGCTGTCCCACTTGCTCATGTCGCTCAGGATGACGGTGTCCCCCTGCTGCAGTCCCCCGAGCACCTGAATTGAGTTGACCGAAGCGCGGCCGACCTGTACCGGCACCCTCTGCGCGAACTTGCCATCCGAAGACAGC contains:
- a CDS encoding ABC transporter ATP-binding protein, yielding MSANPTENLIHISGLTKVFYTDEIETHALSGVHLNIARGEYVAMSGPSGCGKSTLLSILGLLDTPSEGTYTLNGKEVAGLNFAERSRIRNQEIGFIFQSFNLIGDLTVFENVELPLTYRGGMSAADRKQRVVQALERVNMAHRLRHYPAQLSGGQQQRVAVARALAGSPSILLADEPTGNLDSKNGEAVMRLLAELHSEGATICMVTHDPRFAAHAQRQVHLFDGKVVAEGELRRLLAEADTEYRNAPAMGYEAPTNA